GGTCGGCTCGCGGACCAGCGCGTAGTCGACCGTGTTGAACCCGGCGGTGCGGGGGGTGATGGAGGCGAACACGGTGTTGACGAGCCGGTCGGGCGCCGGCATCGCGCCGAACGTGTCGCGGTTGGTCCACTCGAAGAAGCCGATCGCCACTGCGCCCGCGATCAGCAGTGCCGCCGTGGCGGAGAGCGTGAGGCGGGTGTGCAGCGACCACCACCGCCATGACGCCCCTCGCCGGGCGACGTCGAGCACCACGGGGAAGCCGATGCCCCCGACGACCACCAGCGCTGCCACGATCAGTAGCACCGCCGGGTTGCCGGCGAAGCCGATCAGGTTGTCGTTCGATGTGGAGAACCCCGCGTTGTTGAACGCCGAGACGCAGTGGAACAGCCCGAACCACAGCGACTCACCGATCGAGGAACGGGTGGTGAGCCACACCGCGGTGCTGAGGGCCACGAAGCCGATGCCCTCCACCACGGCATAGAACAGCGCGATCCGCCCGATGAGGTGGCGGATGCCCCCGAATCCCGCTTCGTTGAGCTCCACCTGCGTGCTGAGCCGGCTGCGCAGGCCCAGCCGGCGGAAGACCACCACCCCGAGCAGCGACGCCATCGTCGTGATGCCGAAGCCTCCGATCTGGATGAGCAGGAGGATCACCACCTGGCCGAACACGCTCCAGTACCCGTCGGCCTCGACCACGATCAGGCCGGTGACGCTGATGGCCGACACGGCGGTGAACAGTGCGTCGGCGAGCGGCGGCGCCTCACCGGACACCGTGGCGAACGGCAACCACAGCAGCACGGCGCCCACCAGCGCGGCCGCGGCGTATGACAGCACCACCAGCCGGGCCGGGTGCAGCAGCGACGTGTGGGACGCGCTCGCGGGTTCGGCGCTGCGGCGCAACAGGACACGCACCGCCGCGGGACCCTAGTAGCGAGTACGCGGCGAGGGAACGATCCAGCCGGCGCGAGCGGCGCTCCCAGCCGGCGTCCCGCCGCCGCTCAGGACAACACCAGCTCGGCGACGGTGCGCAACCCCTCGATGCCGGGGGAGTAGACGAGCAGGGTCGACACGGGGCTCTCCTCCCAGGCCTGGAGCCGGTCGCGGATGCGCTCGGGCGGGCCGCACAGCGAGATGGCGTCGGCGAACTCGGCGGGCACCAGGGCGATCGCTTCGTCACGGCGGCCCTCGAAGAAGGCCTCCTGGATCTGGACCGCCTCCTTCTCGAAGCCGAAGCGGCTCATCAGCTTGGTGTGGTAGTTCTGGCCCTTCGCCCCCATGCCGCCGATGTAGAACCCGAGCATCATCTTCACCGGCGCCAGGGCGGCCTCGAGGTCATCGCCGATGTTGACCTGGACGCCGGCGACGATGTCGAAGTCCGGGGGAGCGCCGGCGAGGGACTCGGCGTACACCTCCGGGTGGAACGGCGAGTAGTACAGGGGCAGCCACCCGTCGGCGATCTCCGCGGCCATGGCCACGTTCTTCGGCCCCTCGGCTCCCAGGTAGATCGGCAGGTCACGGCGCAGCGGATGGGTGATCGACTTGAGTGGCTTGCCGAGCCCGGTGCTGCCCGGCCCGTGGTAGGGATGCTGGTAGAACTCGCCCTGGAAGTCGAGGGGCTCATCCCGTCGCAGCACCCGGCGGATGATCTCGACGTACTCGCGGGTGCGGGCCAGCGGCTTGTCCGCCGGTCTCCCGTACCAGCCCTCCACGACCTGAGGCCCCGAGACGCCGAGCCCCAGCATCATCCGCCCACCGGAGATGTGGTCGAGGGTGAGTGCCGCCATGGCGGTGGCGGTCGGGGTGCGGGCGGCGATCTGCACGACGCTGGTGCCGAGCTTGATCGTCGAGGTGTGCCCCGCGATCCACGCCAGCGGGGTGAACGCGTCGGATCCCCACGCCTCGGCGGTCCACACCGAGTCGTAGCCGAGGCGCTCGGCCTCCTGGGTGGTGGCGATCACGTCGGGGGGTGGGAGCTGACCCCAGTAGCCCCACATCAGGCCGAGCTTCATGGCCGTCGACGCTAGCGGTCCGTGACGGACCGTCAGAAATGAGGACCTGCTCTCCCGAGGCGGGTAGACACGGACCCGTGGTGGACGACGACTACTGCTACCTCACCACGACCGGGAGGCAGACCGGCCGCGACCACCGGGTCGAGATGTGGTACGTGCGCGACGGTTCCACCGTGTACCTGCTGGCCGGGGCGGGGCGGTCGACCGACTGGGTGCGCAACCTCGAGGCGGACCCGCGGGCGAGGATCCGCATCGGCGACCAGGAGCTCACCGCCACGGGCCGAGTGCTCGACGCGCCCGGCGATCGCGAGGAGGCGGCGATGGCTCGGGAGCTGCTCTACACCAAGTACCAGCCCCGCTACGAGGGGTTGCTCGACGACTGGCGGGATCGCGCCCTGCCCGTCGCCCTCGATCTCCAGCTCAGCTGAGCGCCCTCAGACGTAGCGACGGAGGGTCGCCAGCACGGAGGCGCCGTAGCCGCCACCGAAGAGGATGGTGTGCACCAGCAGCGGGTACAGCTGCCACAGCGCCACCCGCTCGGGCCATCCTCCGGCCAGCGGGTGGACCTCCTGGTAGGCGGCGAAGCAGCGATCGTCGAAGCCGCCGAAGAGCCGCATCATCGCCAGGTCCATCTCCCGGTGGCCGCCGTAGACGGCCGGGTCCACCAGCCACGGCCGGCCTGTGTGGTCCGCCAGGGCGTTGCCGGCCCAGAGGTCGCCGTGCAGCCGGGCGGGAGGTTCCTCGGGCCCCGCCAGCGACGGGAGCCTGGTGACCAGGCGGTCGAAGCTCGCGAGAGACTCGGAGGGCAGCCGACCGGCGGCGACGGCTCGCCGGGCGAGCGGGAGCAGGCGGCGATGCGCGTAGAACTCGGGCCAGGTCGGCAGCGGCGCGTTCGGCTGCGGCAGCGAGCCGATCACGTTGTCGTGGACGTACCCGAAGCCGGGCGCACCGGACCGGTGCAGTCCGGCGAGTCGACGACCGAGCTCCTCGTCGCTCGCCGGCGAGCGACGAGCGGTCTCGATCCATTCGAGGGCCAGGAACCTCCGGCCCAGGGTGGTCTCGCCGTCGCGCAGCGCCCGCACCTCGGGCACCCGCACGGTGCGGGTCTCCCGCAGCCAGTCGAGCCCGGCGGCCTCCGCGGCGAAGCTGCCCGCGGGCCCGCCCCGGTCGGTCTTGACGAACACCACCTCCCCGCTCGCCAGCACCATCCGGTGGGCATCGTTGATGTCGCCGCCGGTGACCCGCTCGACCGCGGTCACCCGCGACCGAAGGGCCCGCCCGACCTCGGCGGCGAGCCAGCCCTGCCCGGACACCCTCATCTCGTCAGGCGCTCGGCGCGCAGGTGCCCGAGCAGCCCCCGGCAGGCGGCGTCGATCTGGTCGAACGTGGTGGCGAACCCGCGGGTGCCGCCGTAGTAGGGGTCGGGCACCTCGAGGTCGCCGTCGGCGTGCGGGTCGAACTCCCGGAGGAGCCTGGCCTTGGACCGGTGGGCCACGGTCGGTGCCCGGTCGTGGAGCTCGGTGAGGTTCTGGCGGTCCATGGCCAGGACGAGGTCGAACCACTCGAAGTCGCCAGGGTGGAACTGACGGGCCCGGCCCGTGATCTCGATGCCTCGGCGGCGGGCCTCGGCCCGGGCGCGCTCGTCGGCCGGCTCACCGACGTGCCATCCGCCGATGCCCGCCGAGTCGACCTCGATGCGGTCGTCGAGCCCCGCCCGGTTGACGTGGTGGCGCATCACCGCCTCGGCCGTGGGCGAGCGGCAGATGTTGCCGAGGCACACGAAG
This DNA window, taken from Rhabdothermincola sediminis, encodes the following:
- a CDS encoding TrkH family potassium uptake protein, which gives rise to MRVLLRRSAEPASASHTSLLHPARLVVLSYAAAALVGAVLLWLPFATVSGEAPPLADALFTAVSAISVTGLIVVEADGYWSVFGQVVILLLIQIGGFGITTMASLLGVVVFRRLGLRSRLSTQVELNEAGFGGIRHLIGRIALFYAVVEGIGFVALSTAVWLTTRSSIGESLWFGLFHCVSAFNNAGFSTSNDNLIGFAGNPAVLLIVAALVVVGGIGFPVVLDVARRGASWRWWSLHTRLTLSATAALLIAGAVAIGFFEWTNRDTFGAMPAPDRLVNTVFASITPRTAGFNTVDYALVREPTSLVTQALMLIGGGSGSTAGGIKVSTFALLGFVIWSEVRGERDVAVFGRRVDERAQRQAVTIALLGVGLAMAGTVALASVGDLPADAASFETLSALNTVGLSTGVTPQLPLGGKLVLTALMLLGRLGPVTVGTALVLRSRETLYRYPEGRPLLG
- a CDS encoding LLM class F420-dependent oxidoreductase; the protein is MKLGLMWGYWGQLPPPDVIATTQEAERLGYDSVWTAEAWGSDAFTPLAWIAGHTSTIKLGTSVVQIAARTPTATAMAALTLDHISGGRMMLGLGVSGPQVVEGWYGRPADKPLARTREYVEIIRRVLRRDEPLDFQGEFYQHPYHGPGSTGLGKPLKSITHPLRRDLPIYLGAEGPKNVAMAAEIADGWLPLYYSPFHPEVYAESLAGAPPDFDIVAGVQVNIGDDLEAALAPVKMMLGFYIGGMGAKGQNYHTKLMSRFGFEKEAVQIQEAFFEGRRDEAIALVPAEFADAISLCGPPERIRDRLQAWEESPVSTLLVYSPGIEGLRTVAELVLS
- a CDS encoding nitroreductase family deazaflavin-dependent oxidoreductase, with amino-acid sequence MDDDYCYLTTTGRQTGRDHRVEMWYVRDGSTVYLLAGAGRSTDWVRNLEADPRARIRIGDQELTATGRVLDAPGDREEAAMARELLYTKYQPRYEGLLDDWRDRALPVALDLQLS
- a CDS encoding fructosamine kinase family protein; the encoded protein is MRVSGQGWLAAEVGRALRSRVTAVERVTGGDINDAHRMVLASGEVVFVKTDRGGPAGSFAAEAAGLDWLRETRTVRVPEVRALRDGETTLGRRFLALEWIETARRSPASDEELGRRLAGLHRSGAPGFGYVHDNVIGSLPQPNAPLPTWPEFYAHRRLLPLARRAVAAGRLPSESLASFDRLVTRLPSLAGPEEPPARLHGDLWAGNALADHTGRPWLVDPAVYGGHREMDLAMMRLFGGFDDRCFAAYQEVHPLAGGWPERVALWQLYPLLVHTILFGGGYGASVLATLRRYV
- a CDS encoding low molecular weight protein-tyrosine-phosphatase, coding for MEPVRILFVCLGNICRSPTAEAVMRHHVNRAGLDDRIEVDSAGIGGWHVGEPADERARAEARRRGIEITGRARQFHPGDFEWFDLVLAMDRQNLTELHDRAPTVAHRSKARLLREFDPHADGDLEVPDPYYGGTRGFATTFDQIDAACRGLLGHLRAERLTR